A single window of Modestobacter italicus DNA harbors:
- a CDS encoding DUF2252 domain-containing protein yields the protein MTGVRPHGPAPTVLATVDGQAYGSLRTPGTPRAERYALGRSLRKQVPRSSLSEWSPPDDRRDVLDLLAESHEGRISWLVPVRIGRMTASPYGFLRGAAVVMAEDFARLPATGITPVICGDAHVGNIGFYGSPEQELVLDLNDFDEAHPGSWEWDLRRLVASVWVAGRQNSMSEDTCADAVTSCVASYREQLWELSAQPLLWRSFQRLDLDRLQTAASDDALRQELDRAARKARSRTSDRALPRFTEQHRGRRRIVEEPPLITRVGAAEADELAEALDGYLATLAPHWRRILGGYTIIDIAHKVVGVGSVGLRAYVVLCEGSDPEDVLFLQLKQARRSVVAPFVHGDSAWHAHQGERVVEYQQALQTVSDPLLGWATVGERQYYVRQFRNMKGSVALDAIDPRALADYAGICGQLLAKGHARTSGASMIAGYLGRSDKVDQALCAFARVYADQTERDHQRLVDAVARGAVPCEPGV from the coding sequence ATGACAGGCGTCCGCCCGCACGGCCCCGCCCCGACGGTGCTGGCCACCGTCGACGGCCAGGCCTACGGCTCCCTGCGCACGCCGGGCACCCCGCGCGCGGAGCGCTACGCCCTCGGCCGCAGCCTGCGCAAGCAGGTGCCCCGGTCGTCGCTGTCGGAGTGGAGCCCGCCGGACGACCGACGGGACGTGCTCGACCTGCTCGCGGAGTCGCACGAGGGCCGGATCAGCTGGCTGGTGCCGGTGCGGATCGGGCGGATGACCGCCTCGCCGTACGGGTTCCTGCGCGGCGCCGCCGTGGTGATGGCCGAGGACTTCGCCCGGTTGCCGGCCACCGGCATCACCCCGGTCATCTGCGGCGACGCCCACGTGGGCAACATCGGCTTCTACGGCTCCCCGGAGCAGGAGCTCGTGCTCGACCTCAACGACTTCGACGAGGCCCACCCGGGCAGCTGGGAGTGGGACCTGCGCCGCCTCGTCGCGAGCGTCTGGGTCGCCGGGCGGCAGAACTCCATGAGCGAGGACACCTGCGCCGACGCGGTGACCTCGTGCGTGGCCTCCTACCGCGAGCAGCTGTGGGAGCTGTCGGCTCAACCGCTGCTCTGGCGCTCGTTCCAGCGGCTCGACCTCGACCGGCTGCAGACGGCGGCGTCCGACGACGCGCTGCGCCAGGAGCTGGACCGGGCGGCGAGGAAGGCGCGGTCCCGGACGAGCGACCGGGCGCTCCCCCGCTTCACCGAGCAGCACCGGGGACGACGGCGCATCGTCGAGGAGCCGCCGCTGATCACCCGGGTGGGCGCCGCCGAGGCGGACGAGCTGGCCGAGGCCCTCGACGGCTACCTGGCGACGCTGGCCCCGCACTGGCGCCGGATCCTCGGCGGCTACACGATCATCGACATCGCCCACAAGGTGGTCGGCGTGGGCAGCGTGGGGCTGCGGGCCTACGTCGTCCTGTGCGAGGGGTCCGACCCCGAGGACGTGCTGTTCCTCCAGCTCAAGCAGGCCCGGCGTTCCGTCGTCGCCCCGTTCGTCCACGGCGACTCCGCCTGGCACGCCCACCAGGGCGAACGCGTGGTGGAGTACCAGCAGGCGCTGCAGACCGTGAGCGACCCGCTGCTCGGCTGGGCCACGGTGGGTGAGCGGCAGTACTACGTGCGCCAGTTCCGCAACATGAAGGGCAGCGTCGCGCTGGACGCCATCGACCCCCGGGCGCTGGCCGACTACGCGGGGATCTGCGGCCAGCTGCTGGCCAAGGGGCACGCGCGCACCAGCGGCGCCTCGATGATCGCCGGCTACCTGGGCAGGTCGGACAAGGTGGACCAGGCGCTCTGCGCCTTCGCCAGGGTGTACGCCGACCAGACCGAGCGGGACCACCAGCGCCTCGTCGACGCGGTGGCGCGGGGCGCCGTCCCGTGCGAACCCGGTGTGTGA
- a CDS encoding carbohydrate kinase family protein, translated as MFVVVGEALVDLVGQRGSRTLVAHPGGSPANVALGLARLGDPVSLITSLGRDSLGEMVAGHLTASGVRVDRGPDAGTKTSLAVASLAAGVAAYDFRIEWDIGDLAPLPVETRCLHTGSLATALAPGAAHVRDLLERERERGRVTISYDPNVRPGLLGQPEDARPGIEHLVSLSDVVKVSDEDLRWLHPDRRDVDVARDWLALGAPLVVVTRGGDGVLALTAGLELDRPATPIDLVDTVGAGDSFTAGLLDGLGRADLIGGARRDALAAIDEASLISVLDDASLIASITCSRPGADPPTRAEVETARSARPSTRQSTPG; from the coding sequence ATGTTCGTGGTGGTCGGGGAAGCGCTCGTGGACCTCGTGGGGCAGCGCGGCAGCCGGACGCTGGTCGCGCACCCGGGCGGGAGCCCGGCCAACGTCGCGCTGGGTCTGGCCCGGCTCGGTGACCCGGTCTCGCTGATCACGAGCCTCGGGCGGGACTCCCTCGGGGAGATGGTCGCCGGGCACCTGACGGCGAGCGGCGTCCGGGTCGACCGGGGGCCCGACGCGGGCACGAAGACCAGCCTGGCCGTGGCCAGCCTGGCCGCGGGGGTCGCCGCCTACGACTTCCGCATCGAGTGGGACATCGGTGACCTGGCGCCCCTCCCGGTCGAGACGCGGTGCCTGCACACCGGCTCGCTGGCCACCGCCCTGGCGCCCGGCGCGGCCCACGTGCGGGACCTGCTCGAACGGGAGCGCGAGCGGGGCAGGGTCACCATCTCCTACGACCCCAACGTGCGCCCCGGCCTGCTGGGGCAGCCGGAGGACGCCAGGCCCGGGATCGAGCACCTGGTGTCCCTGTCCGACGTGGTCAAGGTGAGCGACGAGGACCTGCGCTGGCTCCACCCCGACCGCCGGGACGTCGACGTGGCCAGGGACTGGCTGGCCCTGGGCGCCCCGCTCGTGGTGGTGACCCGCGGTGGCGACGGTGTCCTCGCGCTCACCGCCGGCCTGGAGCTGGACCGCCCCGCCACGCCGATCGACCTCGTCGACACCGTCGGTGCGGGTGACTCCTTCACCGCGGGACTGCTGGACGGGCTGGGGCGTGCCGACCTCATCGGCGGCGCCCGGCGGGACGCGCTCGCGGCCATCGACGAGGCGAGCCTGATCAGCGTCCTGGACGACGCCAGCCTGATCGCGTCGATCACCTGCTCGCGTCCGGGTGCCGACCCGCCGACCCGGGCGGAGGTGGAGACCGCCCGGTCAGCCCGGCCGTCGACGCGGCAGTCCACCCCGGGCTGA
- a CDS encoding alpha/beta fold hydrolase, with amino-acid sequence MPVIERPDTARIAWESDGPEDAPAVLLVMGLAYPAAMWFRLVPALAEGHRVIRVDNRGAGRTGDVPGAPYTVGTMAADCLAVLDAAGVDTAHVVGISMGGLIAQEIVHTAPERVRSLCLIATHPGIPHAVLNPQAMAMLTQRGPMTPQEAAEASIPFNYAPRTPRERIEEDWAVRLPLAATNRGNLAQVMGTSQWDGHDRLPGITAPTLVVHGELDALVPPENGRIIARRIPGAELVVVPDANHVLMTDQPGHVSEVLVDWLDRNR; translated from the coding sequence GTGCCGGTCATCGAGCGTCCTGACACCGCCCGCATCGCATGGGAGTCCGACGGGCCGGAGGACGCACCCGCCGTCCTGCTGGTGATGGGGCTCGCCTACCCGGCCGCGATGTGGTTCCGGCTGGTGCCCGCGCTGGCCGAGGGCCACCGGGTCATCCGCGTCGACAACCGGGGTGCCGGCCGCACCGGGGACGTCCCCGGGGCGCCGTACACGGTCGGGACCATGGCGGCGGACTGCCTGGCCGTGCTGGACGCGGCGGGCGTGGACACCGCCCACGTCGTCGGCATCTCGATGGGCGGCCTGATCGCGCAGGAGATCGTGCACACCGCCCCGGAGCGGGTGCGCTCGCTGTGCCTGATCGCCACCCACCCGGGCATCCCGCACGCCGTTCTGAACCCGCAGGCGATGGCGATGCTGACGCAGCGCGGGCCGATGACGCCCCAGGAGGCAGCGGAGGCCTCCATCCCGTTCAACTACGCGCCGAGGACGCCGCGCGAGCGCATCGAGGAGGACTGGGCGGTGCGGTTGCCGCTCGCCGCCACGAACCGGGGTAACCTGGCGCAGGTGATGGGGACGTCGCAGTGGGACGGCCACGACCGCCTGCCGGGCATCACCGCACCGACGCTGGTCGTGCACGGGGAGCTGGATGCGCTCGTCCCGCCGGAGAACGGCCGCATCATCGCCCGCCGCATCCCCGGCGCCGAGCTCGTGGTGGTCCCGGACGCAAACCACGTGCTGATGACCGACCAGCCCGGCCACGTGTCGGAGGTGCTCGTCGACTGGCTGGACCGGAACCGCTGA
- the glgC gene encoding glucose-1-phosphate adenylyltransferase: MATDVLAMVLAGGEGKRLMPLTEDRAKPAVPFGGMYRMIDFVLSNLVNGGHRKLVVLTQYKSHSLDRHISKTWRLSTLLGGYVAPVPAQQRLGPRWFAGSADAVHQSMNLINDEQPGYVVVFGADNIYRMDPQQMLDQHIESGAGVTVAAIRQPLAMADQFGVIDVDAGGRRIAAFREKPADAQGLPDAPHEVFASMGNYVFTTSVLVDAVTRDAQDPDSKHDMGGSIVPMLVGRGEAAVYDFRDNDVPGQRESERGYWRDVGTLDSFYDAHMDLISVDPEFSLANPDWPIFTDPQTFPPARTVHGSHGRVGTAMECLLAPGSVVSGATVSRSVLSPGAHVHSWAQVDASVLMHGVQIGRNAIVRNAILDKDVVVHEGAKVGVDLDRDRERYTVTDNGVVVIGKGHQVRP, from the coding sequence GTGGCGACTGACGTGCTCGCGATGGTGCTGGCCGGTGGCGAGGGCAAGCGGCTGATGCCGCTGACCGAGGACCGGGCCAAGCCGGCCGTCCCGTTCGGCGGCATGTACCGCATGATCGACTTCGTCCTGTCCAACCTGGTCAACGGCGGCCACCGCAAGCTGGTGGTGCTGACCCAGTACAAGAGCCACTCGCTGGACCGGCACATCAGCAAGACGTGGCGGCTGTCGACGCTGCTGGGCGGCTACGTCGCGCCGGTGCCCGCGCAGCAGCGGCTCGGCCCCCGGTGGTTCGCCGGGTCCGCCGACGCCGTCCACCAGAGCATGAACCTCATCAACGACGAGCAGCCCGGGTACGTCGTGGTGTTCGGGGCGGACAACATCTACCGGATGGACCCGCAGCAGATGCTCGACCAGCACATCGAGTCCGGCGCGGGGGTGACGGTCGCGGCCATCCGCCAGCCGCTGGCCATGGCGGACCAGTTCGGGGTGATCGACGTCGACGCGGGCGGTCGGAGGATCGCGGCGTTCCGCGAGAAGCCGGCCGACGCGCAGGGCCTGCCGGACGCGCCGCACGAGGTCTTCGCCTCGATGGGCAACTACGTGTTCACCACCAGCGTCCTCGTCGACGCGGTGACCCGGGACGCCCAGGACCCCGACAGCAAGCACGACATGGGCGGCAGCATCGTCCCGATGCTGGTCGGACGCGGCGAGGCGGCCGTGTACGACTTCCGGGACAACGACGTCCCGGGGCAGCGTGAGTCCGAGCGCGGGTACTGGCGCGACGTCGGGACGCTGGACAGCTTCTACGACGCGCACATGGACCTGATCTCCGTCGACCCCGAGTTCAGCCTGGCCAACCCGGACTGGCCGATCTTCACCGATCCCCAGACCTTCCCCCCGGCCCGCACCGTGCACGGCTCGCACGGCCGCGTGGGCACCGCGATGGAGTGCCTGCTGGCGCCCGGCTCGGTCGTGTCGGGCGCCACCGTGAGCCGGTCCGTCCTGTCCCCGGGCGCGCACGTGCACTCCTGGGCGCAGGTGGACGCCTCGGTGCTCATGCACGGCGTCCAGATCGGGCGGAACGCCATCGTGCGCAACGCGATCCTGGACAAGGACGTCGTGGTGCACGAGGGCGCGAAGGTCGGGGTCGACCTGGACCGGGACCGGGAGCGGTACACCGTCACCGACAACGGGGTCGTGGTCATCGGCAAGGGCCACCAGGTCCGGCCCTGA
- a CDS encoding alpha/beta fold hydrolase, whose translation MDLHVEVDGTSDAPLTVLLTHGFTARLGEWDGQRAALHGRARLVLWDHRGHGRSAWDRRHNATIDRTGRDLGEVLDATTPSGPVVLAGHSLGGMSVLALARQRPELFGTRVVGAFLLATSADGLVPDGVVGRAFELARRLGLVALYLRWLRLIAPLLERFRRRGTALGRWYTRQYLFGRDDADPATVRLVQDMLEETPLPVTTAFYASILDHDETAALEVLRRVPVTVVVGTHDRLTPAVHSRRIAEVLGSGAELVVVPGAGHSVNLSRPEVVDSAFETLLDRVEQRLPRATG comes from the coding sequence GTGGACCTGCACGTCGAGGTCGACGGCACCTCGGACGCACCGCTGACCGTGCTGCTGACCCACGGCTTCACCGCGCGCCTGGGCGAGTGGGACGGCCAGCGGGCGGCGCTGCACGGACGGGCGCGGCTGGTCCTGTGGGACCACCGCGGCCACGGGCGGTCGGCCTGGGACCGCCGGCACAACGCGACGATCGACCGGACCGGCCGGGATCTCGGTGAGGTCCTGGACGCCACCACGCCGTCGGGCCCCGTCGTCCTGGCGGGGCACTCCCTGGGCGGCATGAGCGTGCTGGCGCTGGCCCGCCAGCGGCCGGAGCTGTTCGGCACCCGGGTCGTCGGCGCCTTCCTCCTCGCCACCTCCGCCGATGGGCTGGTCCCGGACGGCGTGGTCGGCCGGGCGTTCGAGCTGGCGCGGCGGCTCGGGCTGGTGGCTCTCTACCTCCGTTGGCTGCGGCTGATCGCCCCGCTCCTGGAGCGGTTCCGCCGGCGGGGCACCGCACTGGGCCGGTGGTACACCCGGCAGTACCTCTTCGGCCGTGACGACGCCGACCCGGCCACGGTGCGCTTGGTCCAGGACATGCTCGAGGAGACGCCGCTGCCGGTCACCACGGCCTTCTATGCGAGCATCCTCGACCACGACGAGACGGCGGCGCTCGAGGTGCTGAGGCGCGTGCCGGTCACGGTGGTGGTCGGCACCCACGACCGGCTCACCCCCGCCGTGCACAGCCGGCGGATCGCCGAGGTCCTCGGGTCCGGCGCCGAGCTGGTCGTCGTGCCCGGCGCGGGGCACAGCGTCAACCTCAGCCGACCCGAGGTCGTCGACAGCGCCTTCGAGACCCTGCTGGACCGGGTAGAGCAGCGGCTGCCGCGAGCCACGGGCTGA
- a CDS encoding response regulator transcription factor, with the protein MGDILTSPAGTQPFPHERVADLLRESVHAACCSRHVVDRTWVDHIAGCWPVAHLPAAPPSGRHVDATTHPLLRWYATTRSSAPQVLGRVPSAIAPPQMVEEWTAFARPFGITHQLALPLAMRGGIEAYVLSRPDDDYADADLELAGLVLPALGALFRQRAVLDGISAARYDPVRSLGLTERELAVLTLLGEGLTADAMARRLRTSPRTVHKHLEHLYRKLGVRDRLVAVQRAREAGLLAPPPEGEEPRHGPALQAVNSLPSCSKVRSARSSVGAPRRVSPTARTPT; encoded by the coding sequence GTGGGGGACATCCTGACGAGCCCCGCCGGCACGCAGCCCTTCCCCCACGAGCGGGTGGCCGACCTCCTGCGCGAGTCCGTCCACGCCGCCTGCTGCTCGCGCCACGTCGTCGACCGGACGTGGGTCGACCACATCGCCGGCTGCTGGCCCGTCGCCCACCTGCCGGCAGCACCGCCGTCCGGACGCCACGTCGACGCGACGACGCACCCACTGCTGCGCTGGTACGCGACCACCCGCAGCTCAGCACCGCAGGTCCTCGGCCGGGTGCCCAGCGCCATCGCCCCGCCGCAGATGGTCGAGGAGTGGACGGCCTTCGCCCGTCCGTTCGGGATCACGCACCAGCTGGCCCTGCCGCTGGCGATGCGTGGTGGCATCGAGGCCTACGTCCTCAGCCGCCCCGACGACGACTACGCCGACGCCGACCTGGAGCTGGCCGGCCTGGTCCTCCCGGCGCTCGGTGCGCTCTTCCGCCAGCGGGCCGTGCTCGACGGCATCTCCGCGGCGCGGTACGACCCCGTGCGCAGCCTCGGCCTGACCGAGCGCGAGCTGGCCGTGCTCACGTTGCTCGGGGAAGGTCTCACTGCTGATGCGATGGCGCGCCGACTGCGGACCTCTCCCCGGACGGTGCACAAGCACCTCGAGCACCTCTACCGCAAGCTCGGCGTGCGCGACCGCCTCGTGGCGGTCCAGCGAGCTCGTGAGGCGGGCCTCCTGGCACCGCCTCCCGAGGGTGAGGAGCCACGTCACGGTCCCGCCCTCCAGGCGGTGAACAGTCTGCCGTCGTGCTCGAAGGTGAGGTCGGCCAGGTCCAGCGTGGGCGCGCCTCGGCGCGTGTCTCCGACGGCCAGGACGCCGACCTGA
- a CDS encoding peptidoglycan-binding domain-containing protein: MTQLVGEAMSASLTPGPVIDVQEAIGQARLVRVRAGRNKDFDRLVFDFEGPAPGVRVQYVDQLLQDGSGDPVPLRGRAVVEIVIRPAVAHRDDGTSTLTGPLPDLTGFAAFRQVADAGDFEAVLTWGIGVAARTGLRSLILTGPSRVAVDVVHAEPGTGTQLLRRGDSGAAVATWQWRLVQALGRPLTVDEAFGPATEQATRDFQSARGVAVDGIVGPDTRAAMVRALGL, translated from the coding sequence ATGACACAACTCGTGGGGGAAGCGATGTCGGCCAGCCTGACGCCGGGCCCGGTCATCGACGTGCAGGAGGCGATCGGCCAGGCCCGGCTCGTCCGCGTCCGGGCGGGCCGCAACAAGGACTTCGACCGTCTGGTGTTCGACTTCGAGGGGCCCGCTCCGGGCGTCCGGGTCCAGTACGTGGACCAGCTGCTGCAGGACGGCTCGGGCGATCCCGTCCCGCTCCGCGGCCGCGCCGTCGTCGAGATCGTCATCCGTCCGGCCGTGGCACACCGGGACGACGGGACGTCGACCCTCACCGGTCCGCTGCCTGACCTGACCGGCTTCGCGGCCTTCCGCCAGGTGGCGGATGCCGGGGACTTCGAGGCCGTGCTCACCTGGGGGATCGGTGTGGCGGCCCGGACCGGCCTGCGCAGCCTCATCCTCACCGGACCCAGCCGCGTGGCCGTCGACGTGGTGCACGCCGAACCGGGAACGGGCACCCAGCTGCTGCGCCGGGGGGACAGCGGTGCGGCGGTGGCCACCTGGCAGTGGCGGCTGGTCCAGGCGCTGGGCAGGCCCCTCACCGTCGACGAGGCCTTCGGACCCGCGACCGAGCAGGCCACGCGTGACTTCCAGTCCGCCCGGGGAGTGGCCGTCGACGGCATCGTCGGTCCGGACACCCGCGCGGCGATGGTGCGCGCCCTGGGCCTGTGA
- a CDS encoding AfsR/SARP family transcriptional regulator, with product MRELSAWARRAIAPPGDDAEIAVPAAALGGDLLPGWYDDWVLVERERLHQLRLHALEATAARLAVHGRHWEALQAAYAAVRAEPLRESAHRTIVRVHLAEGNLAEAARAYELFRSLVESELGVLPTPRMTRLVQGIPPRCCSSAVAAVPTGAVPWGSTVSAVRVP from the coding sequence GTGCGAGAGCTGAGCGCCTGGGCGCGGCGGGCGATCGCCCCGCCAGGAGACGACGCCGAGATCGCGGTGCCGGCCGCCGCGCTCGGGGGTGACCTGCTCCCCGGCTGGTACGACGACTGGGTGCTCGTCGAACGTGAGCGGTTGCACCAGCTCCGGCTGCACGCCCTGGAGGCGACCGCAGCCAGGCTCGCCGTCCACGGCCGCCACTGGGAGGCGCTCCAGGCCGCCTATGCAGCAGTTCGTGCCGAGCCGCTCCGGGAGAGCGCTCACCGCACCATCGTGCGGGTCCACCTGGCCGAGGGGAACCTGGCCGAGGCCGCCCGGGCCTACGAGCTGTTCCGGAGCCTGGTGGAGAGCGAACTGGGCGTGCTCCCCACTCCGCGGATGACCCGGCTCGTCCAGGGGATCCCACCGCGCTGCTGCTCCTCGGCCGTGGCGGCCGTGCCCACGGGCGCCGTCCCGTGGGGGTCGACGGTGTCCGCAGTGCGCGTGCCCTGA
- a CDS encoding AfsR/SARP family transcriptional regulator, whose amino-acid sequence MDGSAGVRVGLLDGFALERGRGGAYRVVEGLPRHAQRLIAHLSLRGRSTRAAVAGELWPEVPEDHAHGSLRSALWRVQKVAPGLVDASGGALALATGVRVDVWEFAEWAQRTLDPTADVDGATAPESALAGELLPGWYDDWVVLERERLRQLRLHALEVLADKLASAGRHGEAVQAACAAVRAEPLRESAHRALVRVHLAEGNLAEAVRAYRCFRDLVAHELGVAPTEHMEVLMSEVCLSGRWAGRAAPH is encoded by the coding sequence GTGGACGGTTCCGCTGGAGTCCGCGTCGGACTGCTCGATGGCTTCGCGCTCGAGCGCGGTCGTGGCGGCGCGTACCGGGTCGTCGAGGGCCTCCCGAGGCACGCGCAGCGCCTGATCGCCCATCTGAGCCTGCGCGGCCGGTCCACCCGGGCGGCCGTGGCGGGTGAGCTGTGGCCGGAGGTGCCGGAGGACCACGCACACGGCAGCCTGAGGTCGGCGTTGTGGCGCGTGCAGAAGGTCGCCCCCGGGCTGGTGGACGCCTCCGGCGGGGCTCTTGCGCTCGCCACCGGCGTACGGGTGGACGTCTGGGAGTTCGCGGAGTGGGCCCAGCGGACCCTGGACCCGACCGCCGACGTCGATGGCGCGACGGCACCCGAGTCGGCGCTCGCCGGCGAGCTGCTGCCCGGTTGGTACGACGACTGGGTGGTGCTGGAACGCGAGCGGCTCCGCCAGTTGCGGCTGCACGCCCTGGAGGTGCTGGCGGACAAGCTGGCGAGCGCAGGACGCCACGGTGAAGCGGTCCAGGCGGCCTGTGCCGCGGTGCGCGCCGAGCCGCTGCGGGAGAGCGCCCACCGCGCGCTCGTCCGGGTGCACCTCGCCGAGGGCAACCTCGCCGAAGCGGTACGCGCGTACCGGTGCTTCCGGGACCTGGTCGCCCACGAACTGGGAGTCGCCCCGACCGAGCACATGGAGGTGTTGATGTCCGAGGTGTGCCTCAGCGGTCGGTGGGCGGGACGCGCCGCACCCCACTGA
- a CDS encoding VOC family protein: protein MDVLSSRILLRPTDPARSHAFYGDVLGLAVSREFGPPEHRGVVYFLGNGLLEVSGRAERPPGGLALWLQVRDVAREHERLAGAGVTVTRPPRREPWGLVEMWIEDPDGVRIAVVQVPEDHPLRRDQR, encoded by the coding sequence ATGGACGTGCTGAGCAGCCGCATCCTGCTGCGCCCGACGGACCCGGCCCGGTCACACGCGTTCTACGGCGACGTCCTCGGCCTGGCCGTCTCCCGGGAGTTCGGCCCGCCGGAGCACCGCGGCGTCGTCTACTTCCTCGGCAACGGCCTGCTCGAGGTCTCCGGTCGCGCCGAGCGGCCACCGGGCGGCCTCGCGCTCTGGCTCCAGGTGCGGGACGTCGCCCGGGAGCACGAGCGGCTGGCCGGCGCCGGGGTCACCGTGACCCGACCGCCCCGACGGGAGCCCTGGGGGCTGGTCGAGATGTGGATCGAGGACCCCGACGGCGTGCGGATCGCCGTGGTGCAGGTCCCCGAGGACCACCCGCTCCGCCGCGATCAGCGGTGA
- a CDS encoding PAS domain S-box protein, translating to MAPDEDLASGAVPSNWADADRLLDSLGHAVIATDLGGSIVRWNAAAERLYGWTAEEILGRHIADVTVSEAGKEHGDEIMRALREGRPWSGSFSVVRKDGSTFSALVTDVGVRTDDGRLAGIVGVSTDLGDALRPLLARSSDAVLVTSGSGTVSYASPAFTRLFDWPEERVLGMRLWDLVHPDDRSVVMPPAAREGRHDSPALECRLRCSDDSWRWVEMVVSDLLDDPAVRGRICNIRDVTERRSAQERLAELNEQLETALTSRVVIEQAKGMLAERRGISVEEAFQSLRKHARHHNASLQDVATAVVTLGLSP from the coding sequence GTGGCTCCGGACGAGGACCTCGCCTCCGGCGCGGTGCCGAGCAACTGGGCGGATGCCGACCGACTGCTCGACTCCCTGGGCCACGCGGTCATCGCCACGGACCTGGGCGGCTCCATCGTCCGGTGGAACGCCGCGGCCGAGCGGCTGTACGGCTGGACCGCCGAGGAGATCCTGGGCCGACACATCGCGGACGTGACCGTCTCCGAGGCCGGGAAGGAACACGGCGACGAGATCATGCGGGCGCTGCGCGAGGGCAGGCCGTGGTCCGGGAGCTTCAGCGTCGTCCGCAAGGACGGCTCGACCTTCTCCGCGCTCGTGACCGACGTCGGGGTGCGGACCGACGACGGTCGCCTGGCCGGCATCGTGGGGGTCTCCACGGACCTCGGCGATGCGCTCCGCCCACTGCTCGCCCGCTCGTCGGACGCGGTCCTGGTCACGTCGGGCAGCGGCACCGTCTCCTACGCCAGCCCCGCGTTCACCCGGTTGTTCGACTGGCCCGAGGAGAGGGTCCTCGGGATGCGCCTGTGGGACCTCGTGCACCCCGACGACCGGTCGGTCGTCATGCCACCGGCCGCCCGGGAGGGACGCCACGACTCCCCCGCTCTCGAGTGCCGCCTCCGCTGCTCGGACGACTCCTGGCGTTGGGTCGAGATGGTCGTCTCCGACCTGCTCGACGACCCCGCGGTCCGGGGCCGGATCTGCAACATCCGGGACGTCACCGAGCGACGGAGCGCGCAGGAGCGGCTGGCCGAGCTGAACGAGCAGCTGGAGACGGCCCTCACCTCGCGGGTCGTCATCGAGCAGGCCAAGGGCATGCTGGCCGAACGCCGCGGGATCTCCGTCGAGGAGGCGTTCCAGTCGCTCCGCAAGCACGCCCGGCACCACAACGCATCCCTGCAGGACGTGGCGACCGCGGTGGTCACGCTCGGTCTGTCCCCCTGA